The Gammaproteobacteria bacterium genome window below encodes:
- a CDS encoding monovalent cation/H+ antiporter subunit D family protein (subunit D of antiporter complex involved in resistance to high concentrations of Na+, K+, Li+ and/or alkali; contains an oxidoreductase domain; catalyzes the transfer of electrons from NADH to ubiquinone), with protein MTVLLQQFELAIVIPLLAGLLVLLFRNHASLREASSLLAAVLLFIFTAQLIGSEQQNITHTLLTITPGLSLSFHIEPLGLTFALLASSLWIITTVYSIGYMRGNKEKNQTRFYLFFALSIAATMGIAFAANLATLFIFYEALTLCTFPLVAHKQNADAQSGGRTYLGILLGTSIVFFLTAIVITWLQAGTLNFIPGGILEGNIDKTGAIILFTLFMFGVGKAALMPFHRWLPAAMAAPTPVSALLHAVAVVKAGVFSVLKITIYIFGIDFVSTQNASDWILWIAVATMLISSIIALSKDNFKARLAYSTISQLSYIVIGAALASPLAALGGAMHIVTHAFGKITLFFCAGAIYTATKFTQISQLDGLGRQMPFTFSAYLIAAISIIGLPPLVGSWSKWFLIEGSISTENYIVLIAFGLSTLLNCAYLLPIALRAFFKTPSTEIANWTPGIKEAPLACVAPLCLTALATLIMFFFIQPIYEFLAPVFIQ; from the coding sequence ATGACTGTTCTTCTACAACAATTTGAATTAGCCATTGTAATTCCGCTCCTTGCAGGTTTATTGGTTTTATTATTTCGAAATCATGCATCTCTACGAGAAGCTTCATCACTGCTCGCGGCGGTACTTTTATTTATTTTTACTGCACAACTAATAGGCAGCGAGCAGCAAAATATAACGCATACACTGCTTACTATTACCCCTGGCCTGTCACTATCATTTCATATTGAGCCATTAGGGCTAACGTTTGCACTGTTGGCATCAAGCTTATGGATTATTACCACGGTTTATTCGATCGGGTATATGCGGGGCAATAAGGAAAAAAACCAAACACGGTTTTATCTATTCTTTGCACTATCCATCGCCGCGACCATGGGAATAGCTTTTGCGGCCAATTTAGCTACGTTGTTTATATTTTACGAAGCATTGACCTTGTGTACTTTCCCATTAGTTGCACACAAACAAAATGCCGATGCTCAATCTGGTGGGCGCACCTACTTAGGCATTCTGCTCGGCACTTCAATTGTATTTTTCTTAACCGCGATCGTAATCACCTGGTTACAGGCAGGGACCTTAAACTTTATACCTGGGGGTATCTTAGAAGGAAACATAGATAAAACCGGCGCTATTATCTTATTCACTTTGTTTATGTTTGGAGTAGGTAAAGCTGCTCTAATGCCTTTCCATCGTTGGCTACCAGCAGCCATGGCCGCTCCAACACCTGTAAGCGCATTGTTACACGCAGTAGCAGTTGTAAAAGCAGGAGTATTCTCTGTACTAAAAATCACTATTTATATTTTTGGAATTGATTTCGTTTCAACCCAAAATGCATCTGATTGGATCTTATGGATTGCTGTTGCCACGATGCTGATCTCTTCCATCATTGCGCTGAGCAAAGATAACTTTAAAGCACGACTCGCATACTCAACCATCAGCCAATTGTCTTATATAGTGATCGGCGCTGCTTTAGCGAGTCCATTAGCAGCATTAGGTGGAGCCATGCATATTGTTACCCATGCATTTGGCAAGATCACTTTATTCTTTTGTGCTGGGGCGATATATACCGCAACAAAATTTACTCAAATCAGTCAGCTAGATGGTTTAGGTAGGCAAATGCCTTTTACTTTTTCCGCCTATTTGATAGCTGCGATTAGCATTATTGGATTGCCGCCACTAGTGGGCAGCTGGAGCAAGTGGTTTTTAATCGAAGGCAGCATCAGTACAGAAAATTATATTGTATTAATTGCATTCGGTTTGAGTACGTTACTAAATTGCGCGTACTTACTACCCATAGCACTTCGTGCATTTTTCAAAACTCCTAGTACAGAAATAGCTAACTGGACGCCAGGCATAAAAGAAGCGCCCTTAGCTTGTGTCGCGCCATTATGCTTGACTGCTTTAGCAACATTGATCATGTTCTTTTTCATACAACCCATTTATGAATTTTTAGCTCCAGTGTTCATTCAATGA
- a CDS encoding DUF4040 domain-containing protein codes for MDIQTIINISLLTLLALTAVILLRLHNLLAAVLLSGIYSLLSAGLFVSLDAVDVAFTEAAVGAGLTTVLLLGAIAVTGREQSITRHSKLLPIAVATITAAALIYATLDMPKFADPNAPIHTHVAPRYIEKSGEEIGIPNIVTSVLASYRGYDTLGEVTVVFTAAIGVMLLLGGSRKPKNQSIKKTRE; via the coding sequence ATGGATATCCAAACCATCATCAATATTTCTTTGCTGACACTATTAGCCCTGACTGCGGTTATTTTACTTCGTCTACATAATTTACTAGCCGCAGTACTATTAAGCGGTATATATAGTTTATTATCTGCTGGATTATTTGTAAGTCTCGATGCAGTAGATGTTGCATTTACTGAGGCTGCCGTAGGTGCAGGCCTCACTACAGTTTTATTACTGGGTGCAATTGCAGTAACGGGCAGAGAGCAATCAATAACTCGTCACAGCAAGTTACTACCCATAGCTGTAGCCACCATAACCGCTGCAGCATTAATTTATGCCACATTAGACATGCCTAAATTTGCTGATCCTAATGCGCCCATTCACACGCATGTCGCACCACGTTATATAGAAAAAAGTGGTGAAGAAATTGGTATCCCGAATATAGTTACCTCTGTACTCGCAAGCTATCGAGGCTACGACACATTGGGAGAGGTTACTGTAGTGTTTACTGCTGCCATTGGGGTGATGTTATTACTCGGCGGTTCGCGTAAACCAAAAAACCAAAGCATTAAAAAAACTAGAGAGTAA
- the hemC gene encoding hydroxymethylbilane synthase, producing the protein MHIRIATRKSALALWQAKEVSRLLTEAHGESLSIELIKMTTTGDQLLEESLATQGGKGLFVKELERGLLERNADIAVHSMKDVPIELPPTLHLPVILERANPCDAFVSNTYDDLDALPDKAVVGTSSSRRACQIMAAYPHLEIKLLRGNVNTRLAKLDDGQYDAIILAVAGLQRLGFNDRIRSQLSTEVSLPAIGQGAIGIECRENDVEIEALIAPLNHVETNLCVTAERAISQSLDGGCQLPIAGFAQLHDNQLHLRSLVGMPDGSKLCRSEAQGALTDPVAIGQRVATDLQILGADEILAACI; encoded by the coding sequence GTGCACATAAGAATCGCTACCCGAAAAAGTGCATTGGCATTGTGGCAAGCAAAAGAAGTTTCTCGCTTATTAACTGAAGCACACGGTGAGAGCTTATCGATTGAATTGATTAAAATGACCACCACTGGTGATCAGCTTTTAGAAGAGTCGCTCGCTACCCAGGGTGGCAAAGGTTTATTCGTTAAAGAATTAGAACGTGGCTTGCTTGAAAGAAATGCAGACATCGCTGTGCATTCAATGAAAGATGTGCCGATTGAACTGCCGCCCACTCTACACTTACCGGTAATACTAGAACGTGCCAACCCATGTGACGCTTTTGTTTCCAATACGTATGATGATTTAGATGCGCTCCCAGATAAGGCTGTAGTCGGCACTTCTAGCTCCCGGCGCGCATGCCAAATTATGGCCGCTTACCCACATTTAGAAATTAAGTTATTGCGCGGCAATGTGAATACACGCTTAGCAAAATTAGATGATGGGCAATACGATGCAATAATTCTTGCCGTTGCTGGGCTACAACGTCTTGGATTTAATGACCGAATTCGTTCGCAACTTTCCACCGAAGTATCGCTTCCGGCGATTGGCCAAGGTGCCATAGGAATTGAATGTAGAGAAAATGATGTCGAAATAGAAGCTTTAATTGCGCCATTAAATCACGTGGAAACTAATCTATGTGTAACAGCAGAGCGCGCAATAAGCCAAAGTCTGGATGGCGGTTGCCAACTTCCTATCGCTGGGTTTGCCCAACTACATGACAATCAGCTGCATTTACGTTCATTAGTGGGTATGCCGGATGGCAGCAAACTTTGCCGCAGCGAAGCACAAGGAGCACTAACTGATCCTGTAGCGATTGGGCAGCGTGTAGCAACTGATTTACAAATTTTAGGAGCCGATGAGATCCTCGCAGCTTGTATATAG
- a CDS encoding response regulator, which yields MKILIVDDEAPARDRLAHMLSSIDDVSSTGEATNGIEAVEMVQSIRPDVVLMDIRMPGMDGLEAARHLTEMDEPPAIIFTTAYSEHALEAFDTSAVGYLVKPVRQEKLETSIARARKLTKAQIATLNQETDSQGRSHICARIRGNLELIPVDEILYFQADQKYITVRHLGGEVLIEDALKNLETEFEGRLIRIHRNALVSTNYISGMEKNQDGRFVVTFREIEDRLEISRRHVAEVRKFLKTR from the coding sequence CTTAGCAGTATTGATGATGTTTCAAGTACAGGCGAAGCTACCAATGGCATCGAAGCCGTAGAAATGGTGCAATCTATTCGTCCTGATGTGGTATTGATGGATATTCGCATGCCTGGCATGGATGGCTTAGAAGCTGCACGTCATCTAACGGAGATGGATGAGCCACCAGCCATAATTTTTACAACAGCCTATAGCGAGCATGCATTAGAAGCATTTGATACTTCTGCTGTGGGTTATCTGGTTAAACCAGTTCGACAAGAAAAGCTGGAAACTTCGATCGCACGTGCCAGGAAACTTACCAAAGCACAGATCGCAACATTAAACCAAGAAACCGATAGCCAAGGTCGCAGTCACATTTGTGCGCGTATACGCGGAAATCTGGAACTCATCCCAGTTGATGAAATTCTTTATTTTCAGGCTGACCAAAAATACATCACGGTTCGGCACTTAGGTGGTGAAGTGTTAATTGAAGACGCTCTGAAAAATTTAGAAACTGAGTTTGAAGGCAGGCTGATTCGCATTCACCGAAATGCATTAGTCAGCACTAACTACATTAGCGGCATGGAAAAAAACCAAGATGGGCGTTTTGTAGTGACTTTCCGTGAGATTGAAGACCGTCTTGAAATAAGCCGCAGGCATGTTGCCGAAGTGCGTAAATTTCTTAAGACTAGATAA
- a CDS encoding Na(+)/H(+) antiporter subunit B → MSKKRSLILREACNLVVPAVLLYAFYVQFHGDYGPGGGFQAGVIFAAAVILYALVYGRDKTQRIFPTSVVRYFVSIGLLLYAGVGVATLFMGGNYLDYNVLAHDPIHGQHLGIFLIELGVGITVAAVMIMIFYMLDEYTE, encoded by the coding sequence ATGAGCAAAAAAAGAAGTCTTATTTTGCGTGAGGCGTGCAACCTAGTTGTACCAGCAGTTTTATTGTATGCCTTTTATGTGCAATTCCATGGTGACTACGGTCCAGGCGGAGGCTTTCAAGCCGGTGTAATTTTTGCTGCGGCCGTTATACTTTATGCGCTTGTATACGGAAGAGATAAGACACAGAGAATATTTCCAACAAGTGTAGTGCGCTATTTTGTATCTATCGGTTTACTTCTTTATGCGGGAGTTGGAGTTGCTACTTTGTTTATGGGCGGAAACTACCTTGACTATAACGTTCTAGCTCATGACCCAATACATGGCCAACATCTTGGCATCTTTCTCATTGAATTAGGTGTAGGTATTACAGTTGCTGCCGTGATGATTATGATCTTTTATATGCTAGATGAGTACACAGAATAA
- a CDS encoding Na+/H+ antiporter subunit C, with amino-acid sequence MFADYYNYWVAIILMMLGFYIVIADANLIKKIIGLTIFQTSVFILFISMSKVEGGTAPILEEGITTYSNPLPHVLILTAIVVGVATTALGLAIIARIHREYGTIDENIIHEQDEKEYDDEASS; translated from the coding sequence ATGTTTGCAGATTATTATAATTACTGGGTAGCTATAATTTTGATGATGTTGGGTTTTTATATTGTCATTGCAGATGCTAATTTAATAAAAAAAATAATTGGTCTAACCATTTTCCAAACCTCTGTTTTCATTTTGTTTATCTCAATGAGCAAAGTAGAGGGTGGAACAGCTCCCATTTTAGAAGAAGGTATAACAACGTACAGCAACCCTCTTCCACATGTGCTAATTTTGACCGCAATTGTTGTTGGGGTTGCCACAACCGCTCTAGGGCTTGCAATCATTGCGCGTATTCATCGTGAATATGGCACGATCGATGAAAATATTATTCATGAGCAAGATGAAAAAGAATATGATGATGAGGCTTCATCCTAG
- a CDS encoding sodium:proton antiporter produces the protein MQIITALGWVLLALGGFFCLVGSIGLIRLPDFYSRVHAASIVDSLGAILILLGLITQTQDPIVIIKLIFILFFMMLTGPTAVHALARAAKLTDKETKIDNH, from the coding sequence ATGCAAATAATCACTGCACTAGGATGGGTATTGCTAGCATTAGGAGGATTTTTTTGCCTCGTCGGTTCAATAGGACTAATACGCTTACCTGATTTTTATTCTAGAGTTCATGCTGCAAGTATTGTTGACAGCTTAGGCGCTATTCTAATTCTATTAGGCTTGATTACTCAGACTCAAGATCCCATCGTCATCATCAAGCTCATATTTATCTTATTTTTTATGATGCTAACAGGACCAACCGCTGTACATGCACTAGCGAGGGCAGCAAAACTCACAGATAAGGAAACCAAAATTGACAACCATTAA
- a CDS encoding monovalent cation/H+ antiporter subunit D family protein codes for MLSQHLAVLQVVVPLIAAPLCALLPLARPGNKLSNYVAWVFTTFASITTFIIAILLAKEVSQHGVISYQLGGWAPPWGIEYRIDHLSTYVLLIVSGIASITMLAARKSIEQEVAHEKISLFYAAFLLCLTGLLGIVATGDAFNIFVFLEISSLSSYVLIALGSNRKALTASYQYLIMGTIGATFILIGVGLLYMLTGTLNIVDLQQRVPDLLDSRALHAAFAFFTVGISLKLALLPLHLWLPNAYAYAPSMITVFLSATATKVSLYVLFRFFFGLFSNEITFEEFKLDKILLPLSILAILIASSVAIFQENIKRMLAYSSVAQIGYMTLGISLATKSGSIAGMLHMFNHAIIKGGLFLAMACIVLRTGSVQLSNFAGLGKRMPWTMAAVLLLGLGLIGVPFTAGFISKWYLLIAALEQERWFVAIVIVGGSLLAVIYIWKIIEYAYLKSPIKQSNKNPTESIEAPLQMLIPLWILVAASFYFGLNTSFSYGFAETAINYLFL; via the coding sequence GTGCTAAGCCAACATCTTGCCGTTTTACAAGTTGTAGTACCATTAATTGCAGCGCCCTTATGCGCATTACTTCCCTTAGCACGCCCGGGTAATAAATTAAGCAACTATGTTGCTTGGGTGTTTACAACGTTTGCAAGCATTACAACTTTTATTATCGCCATACTACTTGCAAAAGAAGTGTCGCAACATGGCGTTATTAGTTATCAGCTTGGAGGGTGGGCGCCTCCGTGGGGTATTGAATACCGAATTGATCATTTAAGCACCTATGTTCTTCTGATCGTATCTGGAATTGCTAGTATCACCATGCTTGCAGCACGCAAGAGCATTGAACAAGAAGTAGCTCATGAAAAAATTAGTCTGTTCTATGCCGCTTTTTTACTTTGCTTAACGGGCTTACTCGGCATCGTTGCAACCGGTGATGCCTTTAACATTTTTGTATTCTTAGAAATTAGCTCACTATCTTCATATGTTTTAATAGCTCTAGGAAGTAATCGTAAGGCCCTAACCGCTTCATATCAGTACTTAATCATGGGAACGATTGGTGCAACGTTTATTTTAATTGGTGTCGGTCTGCTTTATATGCTTACAGGAACATTAAATATTGTTGATCTACAACAAAGAGTTCCCGACTTACTCGACTCAAGAGCACTTCATGCAGCATTTGCGTTTTTTACCGTAGGGATCTCACTAAAGTTAGCGCTGCTACCGTTACATTTATGGTTGCCCAATGCCTACGCATACGCGCCTTCCATGATTACAGTATTCCTATCCGCAACAGCCACCAAAGTTTCGCTCTATGTGTTGTTTAGATTCTTCTTTGGTTTGTTCTCTAACGAAATTACATTTGAGGAATTTAAACTAGATAAAATATTGCTACCCCTTTCTATACTAGCAATTCTAATTGCATCATCTGTAGCCATCTTCCAAGAAAACATTAAAAGAATGCTGGCTTATTCTAGTGTTGCCCAAATAGGCTACATGACACTTGGTATTAGCTTAGCAACGAAGAGTGGCAGCATTGCTGGTATGTTACATATGTTTAATCATGCCATTATTAAAGGCGGACTATTTTTAGCTATGGCATGTATTGTTTTACGCACAGGCTCAGTGCAATTATCAAACTTCGCAGGACTAGGGAAACGTATGCCATGGACCATGGCAGCTGTCTTGCTTTTAGGGCTTGGACTAATAGGAGTTCCTTTCACCGCAGGATTTATTAGTAAGTGGTACTTATTAATAGCTGCACTTGAGCAAGAACGCTGGTTTGTGGCTATAGTAATAGTGGGTGGATCATTACTTGCAGTTATATATATATGGAAAATTATAGAGTATGCATACTTAAAGAGCCCAATAAAACAGTCAAATAAAAATCCTACTGAGTCTATTGAAGCTCCATTACAAATGCTCATTCCTCTATGGATATTAGTTGCGGCTAGCTTCTATTTTGGACTCAATACTTCATTCAGTTACGGGTTTGCAGAAACCGCAATTAATTATTTATTCCTATAG
- a CDS encoding DUF4440 domain-containing protein, whose translation MEEKKLFLTSEEAEKAFYAAFQQEDLELMMSVWAEDEDITCIHPGGNRLEGINNIVESWEQIFSHENGIKFEINQKRVLMENDIAMHHVIESIYMDGELQSEIIATNVYRKSSNSWRMILHHASPELRPALIPADEESLDEQDEEKKTFH comes from the coding sequence ATGGAAGAAAAGAAACTTTTCTTGACCTCAGAAGAAGCAGAAAAAGCATTTTATGCTGCATTTCAACAAGAAGACCTAGAGTTGATGATGTCCGTTTGGGCAGAGGATGAAGATATTACTTGTATTCATCCCGGCGGGAATCGTTTAGAGGGAATAAATAATATAGTTGAGAGCTGGGAGCAAATTTTTAGCCACGAGAATGGGATTAAGTTTGAGATCAATCAAAAAAGAGTATTGATGGAGAATGATATTGCCATGCATCACGTTATTGAATCGATTTACATGGACGGCGAGCTTCAGTCGGAAATTATTGCTACTAATGTGTATCGCAAAAGCAGTAACAGTTGGCGTATGATTTTACATCATGCTTCACCAGAGCTTAGGCCAGCGCTTATTCCCGCAGATGAAGAGAGCTTAGATGAGCAGGATGAAGAGAAGAAAACCTTTCACTAA
- a CDS encoding Na(+)/H(+) antiporter subunit D codes for MTSALLHPAFILILGGLLQIALPAQLRRFFLLALPVLAAFSLLSIEPGHYGNIQLFNYELTLLRLDNLSFIFALIFHIALFIVALYAWQEKDTLQLASMFVYAGGAIGAVLAGDLLTLFIFWEVTAVSSALLIWANRTTGAMRAGQRYFIIHVGSGLFLLAGSILHYQTTGSLAFDHIGIDSLAGWLILIAFAIKCAFPLLHNWLQDSYPEASVVGTVALSVFTTKLAIYALARGYPGTEMLVWIGAIMTAFPIFFAVIENDLRRVLSYSLNNQLGFMVVGIGIGTEMALNGTAAHAFAHILYKALLFMSMGAVLHRVGTTKASELGGLYKSMPWTAGFCIIGAMSISAFPLLSGFVSKAMILTAVADEGYWFIWLVLLFASAGVLDHSGIKVPFFSFFAHDSGKRCAEAPMNMLLAMGIAAFLCIAIGVYPTFLYNLLPHEVNFIPYTSSHVITQLQLLLFSALAFAVLYRNNVYPAEIRATNLDFDWFYRKPGAYLARGIGNLIAAGEIGVLSSLKKILFLVGTRLHRHHGPQGILSRSWPTGSMVMWIAFLLGAYLIFYYIY; via the coding sequence ATGACTAGTGCTCTTTTACACCCTGCGTTTATTTTAATCCTAGGTGGTTTGCTACAAATAGCCCTACCCGCACAATTACGTAGATTCTTCCTGCTAGCACTTCCTGTTCTAGCAGCATTTTCTTTACTAAGTATAGAGCCCGGACATTACGGAAACATACAGTTATTTAACTATGAATTAACGTTGCTACGGCTAGATAATTTAAGTTTTATATTTGCGCTTATTTTCCATATTGCATTGTTTATTGTCGCGCTGTACGCCTGGCAAGAAAAAGATACCTTGCAACTGGCAAGTATGTTTGTTTACGCGGGAGGCGCAATTGGCGCGGTATTAGCAGGTGATCTACTCACATTATTTATCTTTTGGGAAGTTACTGCGGTTTCATCGGCATTATTAATATGGGCCAATAGAACCACAGGTGCAATGCGCGCAGGACAGCGATATTTTATTATCCATGTAGGGTCAGGTTTATTCTTACTGGCTGGCAGTATCCTGCACTATCAAACTACAGGTTCACTGGCGTTTGATCATATCGGAATCGATAGCCTTGCAGGTTGGCTTATCTTGATTGCCTTTGCTATCAAATGCGCATTTCCTTTACTGCATAATTGGTTACAAGATTCTTATCCCGAAGCTAGTGTGGTCGGCACCGTTGCACTGTCTGTATTCACCACAAAGTTAGCGATATATGCATTAGCGCGAGGTTATCCAGGCACAGAAATGTTGGTTTGGATCGGCGCTATCATGACGGCTTTCCCGATCTTTTTTGCAGTGATTGAAAATGATTTGCGTCGCGTGCTTTCATACAGCTTAAACAACCAGCTTGGTTTCATGGTGGTGGGCATTGGTATCGGAACCGAGATGGCTTTAAATGGTACCGCTGCCCACGCCTTTGCACACATTTTATATAAAGCATTATTGTTCATGAGCATGGGCGCTGTATTGCATCGCGTGGGCACTACCAAGGCCTCAGAGTTAGGCGGTTTATATAAATCTATGCCATGGACCGCAGGGTTTTGCATTATCGGCGCCATGTCGATTTCAGCTTTCCCTCTGTTAAGCGGTTTTGTTTCTAAAGCGATGATTCTTACTGCAGTTGCGGATGAAGGCTATTGGTTTATTTGGTTAGTTTTGCTATTTGCATCTGCCGGAGTATTGGATCACTCTGGAATCAAAGTGCCCTTCTTTAGCTTCTTTGCACATGATAGTGGCAAACGTTGTGCAGAGGCGCCGATGAATATGTTGTTGGCCATGGGTATTGCTGCTTTCTTATGTATCGCAATTGGTGTTTATCCAACTTTCTTATATAACTTGTTGCCACATGAAGTTAATTTCATTCCATACACCAGTTCTCACGTCATTACACAACTACAATTACTTTTATTTTCTGCTTTAGCGTTTGCGGTGTTGTATCGAAATAATGTTTATCCAGCAGAAATTCGCGCGACCAATTTAGATTTTGACTGGTTTTACCGTAAACCAGGCGCCTATCTAGCAAGAGGCATAGGGAATTTAATTGCGGCAGGAGAAATAGGAGTTTTATCTAGCTTGAAAAAAATACTATTCTTGGTAGGTACTCGCTTACATCGCCACCATGGACCCCAAGGAATCCTTTCAAGAAGCTGGCCAACCGGCAGTATGGTGATGTGGATTGCATTTTTACTAGGCGCATACCTCATCTTTTACTATATTTATTAA
- a CDS encoding Rieske 2Fe-2S domain-containing protein, with product MSQEELIIATVDEIADPGSKGLSINQEGTKLELFIVKKDAKIVVYQNSCPHTQGPLDWTADQFLDMDSNYIMCANHGALFEINTGLCVYGPCKAESLKTLPFMIKDGDIYLTLQT from the coding sequence ATGTCTCAAGAAGAATTAATTATTGCTACTGTAGATGAAATAGCAGATCCAGGCAGCAAAGGTCTAAGCATTAACCAAGAAGGTACAAAACTTGAGCTATTTATCGTCAAAAAAGATGCCAAAATTGTTGTATACCAGAACTCATGTCCGCATACACAAGGCCCTCTCGATTGGACGGCCGATCAGTTTTTAGATATGGATAGTAATTACATTATGTGTGCCAATCATGGTGCATTATTTGAAATTAACACTGGACTATGTGTCTATGGGCCGTGCAAGGCAGAAAGTCTTAAAACACTACCTTTCATGATAAAGGATGGCGATATCTATCTAACTTTGCAAACCTAA
- a CDS encoding cation transporter codes for MLIRILIASVVLFSLWLLLSGHFGVLLLSLGVLSCIFVAWVSEKLGLFSSNYSTLKLNFKLPKFLPWFFVEVVKSNLIVSFRILHPKLPIEPNVMTLDASQHGDLATAVYANCITLTPGTYSLDLDSNSIEVHSLTIALAEDLKSGEMSRRISALESKPATDSVN; via the coding sequence ATGCTCATTCGTATACTCATTGCATCTGTGGTGCTATTTTCTTTATGGTTACTTTTATCGGGCCACTTTGGCGTCTTACTGCTTTCATTAGGTGTTCTCAGTTGCATATTTGTTGCTTGGGTGTCAGAAAAGTTAGGCTTATTCAGCAGTAATTATTCAACTTTAAAGCTCAATTTCAAATTGCCAAAATTTTTACCTTGGTTTTTTGTCGAAGTCGTTAAATCCAACCTTATTGTAAGTTTCAGGATTTTACACCCTAAGCTACCGATAGAACCTAATGTTATGACACTTGATGCTTCTCAGCATGGCGACCTGGCCACCGCAGTATATGCAAATTGCATTACGCTAACACCAGGCACCTACAGTTTAGATCTTGATTCAAATAGCATAGAAGTTCATTCGCTGACTATTGCACTCGCTGAAGATTTAAAATCTGGTGAAATGAGTAGAAGAATTTCAGCTTTAGAATCTAAACCTGCCACGGACTCAGTAAATTAA